Below is a window of Fundulus heteroclitus isolate FHET01 unplaced genomic scaffold, MU-UCD_Fhet_4.1 scaffold_54, whole genome shotgun sequence DNA.
ctatctatctatctatctatctatctatctatctatctatctatctatctatctatctatctatctatctatctatctatctatctatctatctatctatctatctatctatctatctatctatctatctatctatctatctatctatctatctatctatctatctatctatctatctatctatctatccatctatctatgatgatgtcatcatatactgtgtatatatacatacagtatatatgtatatatacatatatatataatatatatatatatatatatatatatctatatatatatatctatatatatcatATCCTATATCTAttatctctatatatctatctatatatatatctatatatctatatcttatatatacatacatacattgtatacatacatacattgtatatatatatatatatatatatatatatatatatatatatatatatatatatatatatatacatctttATCTATTCTAAGCTATGATTAATACTGAACAGAACAGCAGGTGACAGCCAGGCCTGATCTATGCGGATATGTGCTGAAGGCCGACAGATGAGTGGGGGAGTTGGTGGATTGAGGTCAAGGTTCAGGCAGGCGGTGGGGGTTGCAGATCCATGTAACATAACCTCTTTCTGTAAGCAGAAACTGCGTATGACAGGAAGGTCGTGAGGCAGCCGTGTTACGACGATGACGTGCCCATTCAAAAGGATGCCGGCATCCGTAAACACGGCAGAAATCAGAGACTGAATCATCTGTCTGCTTGGAGGAGGCTGATAATTCCAGGTCAGAATGGTATTGATTGTTTCTACTCTCAGCTGCCACCAAACTCACACGTAttcactcacaaacacacacacatagagtaGGCAAACTACCTCCTTTGCGGTTGGAGGCGATGGGTGCCCCGGCTGTCCATTCTCCCCACGGAGCGGTGGTGGGTGCAAGGTGATGATGTCATCATCCTCTGGAGGCTTCCAGATGTACTGCTCCCCGTTTCCTATGAACACTGCTTCCTGATAAACAAAGTGCAATGCTGAGCTCAGATACGTGCTGCTGTGAGGTTTGGATCTGTGAGCCATGGTGCAAATGTGCAACTCAAACCTGTGACACACTCATTTTCGGATGTTTATGCATTATGCATCTAACTTTCTGAATATTATAGTTTACTACTGGAAAGAAATCACATGAACACATAAAATTAATTGATATATTGTCTGACGTGTAAACATTTATGGAAAGGTTAGTAGACTTTTAATTATTAGAGAAATTCTGTTGAGCATTTCAGCATTTTTCCTGATCATGGGTTTTTATTCTAATGTCTGTAACCCATAAAGAGAGAAAGGATGTGCTGTAGGTTCTTATTCAGAGGTAGCAATTTGAAATTTTAATGGCAAAATAATCTTGAAAAATGGTATGGAGTTTTTAGTTTTGCATCACGTAGTTTTTTTTAGGGGTATTTTGTATCAAATAAAGTTAGATGGTTTTGATCTGTTAATTGGTGCATTTCTGTTATTAACAGGACACTCCTGTTGTGTGGCGTGATGTTACTAGTACCTTTGTAAACCTGACTTTAGAGACTCAGCTCTAATACCAGTCTATTATAACGGCATAATTCTATGACAAGTAGAACTTTAAGAAGATTatgtgaaacacacacacacacacacacacagtttctCCTTGCCCTGCGACCAACTGTTTCACAGACTTTTCATGCAAATCTGCAAACTCAAAATGCCCTACTGGCAGCCAGGCAGACCTAGTGAGACAACAGACAGCGCTGCCAAAGCATAACCTCAATTTAAACGTGCTGGTGGGGGTGATTTCTGACGACTTGAGGAGAGCTGGTGATGAGacagaaatgtgttttcaacAGAAAGGATGGACCCTTCTTAGATATTTATCAGCTACATTTAGCAAACCCAGACTGGCGGGTAACAGTTGACATAATTATTTCATTACCTTTAACTTTACCAGAAAAACAGCACTGGTGCCTCTGCTGTGCACGGGTGGCTTAATAGAAACCTGGATGCCATAAACGAATGACCCAACATGACTCTTCTcttgcaaaactttttttttttttttttataactacaGGTCTTAAGAGGAATTAGTAACCAATTAGGAAACACAAATTGGTGGACACACATACTGAGGATGATTAAACTTTTATATGCCAACCCCCCACCATCCCCCAAGCAGCCTGAGTGAGTAATAAAGCTGCGGCAGAGAAAATGGCTTCAATATGTGCACAATATTTATCCTCACTCAGGCTGCTGGCTACCTGTTAGCTTCTAGATAGACTTACTGATGGATTCAACAGGagcacccaaacacacacacacacacacacacacacacacacacacacacacacacacacacacacacacacacacacacacacacacacacacacacacacacacacacacacacacacacacacacacacactgccagCCAGGCAGCCAGCCAAACTCTTACATAATCCATGCTTCGACTCTTTGCTCTAATAGTGTGCTGAGCTGCACGGTGGGGAGAagacaaacatacacacacatacacacacatacacacacacaaacacacacaaacacacacacactagttTAAGAGTTTAGGACTTTCACATTAAAAGTGCAGGTCAACGACATGTCACATCAGCAGTGAAGGCAAAACCTCTTACATGCTTTTATCcttcatcttaaaatgacaattttttttttttttagctttgcttAACACAGATTCATCTCAATTTACTAGAATCTAGATAATGATTAATggaataaagtttttatttctgttcattctgCTGATTATGGCTTTAGCTAAGAATAACATCACACCTGCTTTCTCGGAAAATCTGAACAAAGCAGAAGACCAATACAGAACAATAGATTAAGCCACAGatgcttatttaaaaatatgtccaTGTACTGTACAATATATGCACTCAATATTTGATTTGGCCTCCTTTTgcttgaattactgcatcagtgagACGTGGCGCAGAagcgatcagcctgtggctctgctgaggtgttaatGGTGACCTgttatgcttccttttaaacatttaggataggtctatgggctatacaaaacaccttcattacattttatggacaaaatcattctcagagaatgagaggtgtcaagtaactgagtacaaatactttgttacctcacttaagtagaaattttggttatttgtactttattggAGTAATAATTTTTAACCTACTTTTTACTACTGcttcttacattttcatgcaattatcTGTAATGTCTACTCCTTACACTTAAAACAATAGtctcttctattttatttcagcttgtttttgttccggcgaaaaaaaaaaaaatctgataaatagCGCTACACAGAGTGATTTTGATTGTGGTTGGAGGCAGTACTGCACCAAGTTGTTTAACAAACGCAACCAACAAAAACTTAAGAAGAACGAAACGTAGAAGAACATtgcatttttaggattattactaagtttattatttttttttcattttttgattAACCACTAGGATTAATCGTTCTTATTGCCAACACTGTCTGCTCTGACTGTATGCAGACAACCATACAAGGGTAATTGTTATAAGACGGTAATGCAGTAATTTTCATGtccagttttttgttgttgttgttgtaattttctttttatttcttttgcagGTGATTTGATATTTCAAAAGCAAATAGACAGTTGCAACAAACGGAAGAACTTGAAAACACCAActccaaaaaaaatacagaaaaagtgatggagaggcTTATTTGACAACCATATACCTTGGTACAAACACATTACTGTATCATAAAATAAGGGTAGTGGGTGGGTTTAAGATGTGATTTCACATTAAGTCCGACCTTACACACTTTACATACTCAGGCCATTTTGACCAAATTCTATAAAACTTATCTTCATATATCCATTATATAAATTTCATGCACAATAGCAAGCTAAACTTCAATGGTAGGTGGTTCcactttcagccatttttgtgtGATAGCCTTTTTACTGGCTGCCATAAGAAGACCAAATTATTTTCTATCATCTCTATTCAACTTCTGTTGTACATCACCCTCATGTCCGGTTTTGTTATCTTACATCTGTTGCCTTCACCAATTCCTGTAGCTACGCTTGGATGTTAATTTACATTCCAATCATaagtaaaaggttattgatGATATATCGCTGAAGTTCAACTTTTTGCACTAATACTTATAGTCCaccagacatcagattttctgctccattaAACACATGTTGACGCTCAGtatctttaatatatttgcattATGCTAAatggtttgttaaataaaacagctaATCCCATATTTCTTCAAAATTAACATCATACTATAGAATTATAGTAAAAATggactttatatatatatatatatgtctgagGCGTCCTTAGTGGCATTGCTTTacttaaattacttttatatTAATGCTTTAAGTAGTTTTGAAGCCGGTACCTTTATATTTTTGCTTGAGTGAAAGGTTTGAGTTTATACTTCTACTTCTACAGACGTATTGTTAAACTCCAGTATCTATATACTTCGACTTCAGTGATAAATGTGATTACTTTTGACACCTCAGCGGATAATGAGatttttcctccactgtttgGCCTATTTTGAGCTCCCTTCAGAATGAGCAGTTTTTACCGCTCTGTCccttttatgcaaataagctgtagTTGCTGTTCTGCTTGTCTATATTGTGTATTGGGTCTGTTGTCTCTCCTCTACCCCTTGACAATGTCCTGAAAAGGTTACtttgagcaacagtccagtctctttttttctcctgagcCAGGGGAGACACTTCTGGTGGTGCCCCTGGTTCAGAAGTGGCTTTACACAAACGTTGTGACAGCTGTACACTGATATGTGTTTGCTAGGTGGCACTTTAAGTACCACTGTaattccagctgcagtccatgTCTCACAAATCTCCCCAAACTCTTAAACGAGCTTTCCTTTTACAACCCTCTTAAGTATCGCTGTTGCTTGAGCACATTTTCGTGCCATACTTTTTTCCTTTCaatcaactttccattaacatGCTTGGATACAGTAACCTGTGAGCagtcagcttcttcagcaaagaCACAACACGGCAGTCTTCCTCGCAACTGTGTGGCACATAAAATTGGATGTCTACAtggaaattatatatatttctgaaaACTGTGTTATGCAATTTTCAAATGTTCTGATCGAATTAATTGGATTTCCAGTGGTTGTATGTCATAATtaactaaattaactaaattaaaTGCTTGAAATGCATCACTTTGTAAGTATCAAATTCAATATGCATATTATTTTTCAGTTGAACCAAAGTGAACAAAGTTTTTGATGACAAATTGATGTATTGCATCTGCGTATATGAAGTCAGTGACAGCAAAGCGACGGAATAAAACCATAACAATCAACCACTGAGCCTTGGTTTTAACAGCTTTTGTCGCTCTGCTTAAAGCGAGGGATTCAGCTCTTCTTAATGTGAATAAAACTTAAAGTGCTAaacttaaaacataaaaatgcaaTTGAGATGGCAAACTGAATTCATTGCATTTCATATAAGctgtaaaaactgaaaatatgcgGCGGCAACGGCAGTAAAAATCCAACGACTCTCTATGAGGCTGGTGGACAGGTTAAGGTTTGTGGACACTCCCCTCTAGTGGTCATGAGGCTCTCTTACAGCTGGCAGGACGTGTCTGGTTGAGGAACATAACAGATTGTGTATTTTTGCAGAAGACAGGACTACTTTCTTGTACCTTTGGGAAAGAGTGCAGGTGGAAGGGCTCCAGTGGCTTGCGTGGAATCTCCTGACTGCGATGTAGAGGAAGAGGGGCAGCGGAGGGCGAATCGCTCACACTCGACTGGCTGTCTGACATGCTGTCGGCTCCGTTATTCTCCTTCCGGCTTAACTTGTCCACCTGGAAATGTGACATTTCAGATGATAAAATTACACTGAATGGGTTTAGTAAAAATACCACAACAAATTTCCCTTTTAATGTATGCATAGTGAGTATGAAGGGAGGTGGACTGAACAGCACAGGTTGATTTTAATTGATATTTTTTCAAGTATTTTACCCAATAGCAATCTAGAGTTTGTACACagattgcatttaaaaaaaaatatatatcaaagtCACTACAGATAACACACCAACTTTGACACCTAACATCAGCCTGACTGCAATATTTCTCTTCAAGAAGTCTGAACTCACTTACAGTTGCATGTCTTtaattctccaaaaaaaaaatcagctttttctttcacaataggggcttttttttaacctcggaTAAGACATAGTTTTATGTCTACCTTTTTAAACTTGCGTATGGACGCATATTCAGCTGCAGATGGATCTTGATTGACCAGGGAGTTCACAGAGGACAGAGGGGATCTGCTAACCCCGCTGGCTCCGTTACCTCTCCCCGGCATTGTTCCATTAACCGCGCCGTTTCCTCTGCCGTTCCCTCTACCAACctgaaaaggcaaaaaatgaCCCACCTGACAATACGTCACAATTTACTACACAGGTTAGTATCTCTCTGATAAATTGCTGCCTCAAACATGAAAGGAGAAAGACAACTGATGCACTGCATCCTGAGAGAGAACCGGTCCTTACACTACACTGATGCCGATTCCCTCTAAACAAATATTCAAATGTCACAGCAGCAACTCCTATATGTTTGAAGCAAATTTGATCACTTATTTGGTTTCCTTAGAAGCAGTTACACCACCTTCCACACTGAATAAATGGACTTGAATTcaattattctattttttcatAGTATGCTTCTGCATTAAAAGATGAATTTGGATTTCACATCTTTATCACATGTGCTAATAAGTGTGGATGGTGTTGTATTACCCGCATATTGCACAGGCAGAAAGCGTATCCTAAATGCTGCTTTATTTATGAGCAACAACATTTAAATGCCTCGCTGCGTAACCTCTGTTGGTACTCACGTTTCCATGGCCGTTGCCATTACGAGCTCCTCCTGCGTGAGTCGGGGGGCTCTGAGCTGCTCTCACCGTCGATGGGGTGCTGCTCGAAGACGTCAGCGGGGCAGAGGGCACCTTGGGGGACGCATCGCTTTCCCGGACCCCGACGCTTTCGTACAGGCCGTCGTCCAGGTAATGGGTGGGTGTCGGGTTGTTGCGCAGACCTACCTCGGTGTAGGTGTGGTCTCTAGCCTCCCCTCCGCCGCCTCCGCCCTCACCTCCCgcttcccctcctcctcctcctccgcctccacCTCCCCCTCCCTGGCCGGACGCCTGGGGACTGGTGGGGATCTGGGGGAGCTGGCGGCCGTGGGAGGGCCTCAAGTCCGTCTGGGAGCGCCGACTGTGGAGGAGCAGGAGGTCCATGCTGGCTGGACGGCTCTTGCTAACAGCTGCGCAGACAAAGAGGGCGAAGGAGACGGGAGGGAGAACGTTCGAAGGTGCACCACTGATAGCAGCTCGGAAGAGCGTCTTATTTATCATCACATAGAACCCTTTAGTTAGCACTTACAGTTTCCATTGCAGGGAAAGCGATTGATCTCATGCAGCCTGGTGTCAGATTTACTCATGGAGTTCAGTTTTGGATGGCGAAGCGTACCCTGCtgtcacacatacacacgcagACTTGTTAATGGAGGCATAATACATGCAAACACATGCGTGTGCATCTGTTAGAAGGGAGGTTAGAAGGAGTGGTGCTGAAGTGGGCCGTGACAGGCGTCGTGGCGGCGGTCGGGAGGGGTGGCAATAGCAAAATGAAAGCGTGTCTCACCATATTTACGGATGTCCCTTTCTCTCCGGCCGGGGGGTGCTTGCTCTTGCTTTTTCTGACACGACATCAAAGCGAGGAAGGTCAGCGGAGGCCCGTGGGCAGaaagagaaaacacacacacactcagagaaGATAGATACCATCAGCATCCAACTGTGGTCAGGGCATGAAAGTCCTTGGTTGATAACAAGAGCCCGGTCGAACAGTGAACGGAGCGTGACATAAGTTTTTCTCGCCGAGGCAACGGTGGCCttcactgaattttttttttttcccccagcgcAACATAAAATCAGATAAAACTCACAAATGTTCTTCTGCACTTTCTTCTGTCCCTGCCTTCAGGTTGAAGACGTGTAAAACAAACGTATTCAGATAAGTGTTATAGCGCGCGCGCACAGATCCCTGGAGGTGGCTGTATCTACAGGAAACAGTTGATATGGAGGCAAAGCAACAAGACAAAGTCAGAGAggggagaaaagaaaactgcCGTGCAGGTGTGACTGTGAACAGcgctcctccctctgcctcttcCCTCTCGCTTCGGAGGATGATGCGCCCCTGCATCACGTAACAAAAGAGATTCTACTGCTGTGCTGCAAAAAACACAGTGAAGCAATAAATAGAATTTCAGGTTTGCAAACAGGTGCAGAGTCCCTGCTGCGTCATCCTATTATGCAAGGTGCTGCAAAGACTGTGTCAGATCCATGTTACTGGAGCAAGATATTGTCTCGCCCAGCGAACTGAGACCGTTTTGTACAAACATATGGTCATCATCCCCCTAAGGGGATTCTGGGAAGGTGAAGAGAGCTCCCCTGGAGATTTTCATAATAAGGCaaaggaggagaggggggggggggttatagcAAATGATGACAATGAAGCACAAAGTCAGAGAATGGAGAATATAATGTTTGGGTCAAACAAAGATCTCTGctagctttgcacatttacagGCTGAAATTGACACATTTTCTCTGCAAAATGGATCAAATTCTGTCAGGTTAGATGGGGATAATAGTCTGTGAACGTAAGAGTTTGAATAGATTTTCAACATATGTTAAGTGAGATCCATGTCTGGAATTATCTTTTCCCCAATTCTAACCTCACCTGAACCGTGCCCATGTTCCCTGTCATTGCTGAACAAatacatccccacagcatgatcctgCCATCGCAATATTTCAACATAGACATTGTGCATTTAGGGTGGTACGAGGTGTCAGTAGTCCTCTCAAAACCAAACGTTTGGTTTTGAGAGGACCTTTGTTCCACCATGTTCACTACATGGCTTCTCGCAAAATTGCAAACAAGACTTTTCAATGCTTTCTTTCAACagcagttctgtttttgccGCTCTTCTGCGAAACCCAGATTGGTGTAAAGCACAACTAAAAGCTGTCCTGCAAACAAATTCTCCCCGtagatccctgcagctccttcagagttacAACGGGCcctttggctgcttctctgattaatgccgcCTTTGCTTAGTGTGACAGTTTAGATGGTGGCCTTGCAGttttgtgccatactctttctactttcatcattttataacctaatcaggctttaaacttctctacaACCTTATCCCCTACCTGTCAGCTCTGTTCTTTGGCCATCATgatgctgctttgttttgctaATGTTCTCTAATTAACTGTTGAGGCCTCCACAGTAGTGTGAATGACACAACGACCCACTGTATTTATAAAGTGAACTTCTGAAATGTATGCTGTCCTTGATCTATCGGATTAAATCACAATGaaatacaatgaaatttgtgGCTGCAGtgtcaggaaataaaaaaaaaaggcgaggATGCTTTTGTAAAGCATCCTAAACTTATTAGCCTGAAATTCAGAAGAATGCACTGCAGTTTTAAAATCAACAGAGCAACACCAACACTGGTGGAAATCAGTATTTGTCTCTAACAAACTGATTGTGCGGAAGCAAACTACTAAACATCCAACATGGAGCTTACGTATGTCCTACATTATTCTTTAGATTGGAAAACAGTGCGGTTTTATTTCCATGACATAAGCTGGTTTGACATTTTTCTACATCCATAGCTGCGTATCCCATGGCAACAAAGCTATAATGCAGTTGCTGATTGGTCCctaaggaatttgaaaaaaaagaaaaaaaaaagaagaaaaagctcCTCCCTGGAGCCTGATCCTCTTTAAACCGTGGGGTGTCCCAGTGAGTTTGCCTGCTGCCTGTGACTTCGGGCAGCTCTGACTCTGGCTTGCCTCCCCCTCAGTGTCCTGTAAGCATCGGTTCATCTCATCTGACACTCACAGCCATTAACATTCATTACTGCTACTGTGCTCAGAGTAGGGGATAaaagagatggagagagagcggacagagagaaaggaaataATGGAGGAAGGGAGTTCAGAAGAAGTGGGGAAACTCGGAGAAAGGAGTTGATGATCAGAGGGATCTGAGGGGGCAAGGAAAGCTTTCAGCACAGTTGTTAAAACTTTGGCCGttatctctttctttttctcttccagtGTTGTGGAAAAGTATCCAAAAACGCCTTCATAATTTGTCCCTATTCTAACATATAGGAAATAGAAATATATGTTGGTGAACCTACACATTTTCTAGGTCCCTTCACCCAAATAGCTAATCTTACTCCCATTAGTTGAAGTTATTTCAGTGAGATAGTTCATGACATCTACCAATCTCTGACGTCAGTCTGAATTAGGTTTGGCTCACTCCTCACTTtcagctgtgagatgtttgagGACTTTCCTGCATGAACAGCCCATTCAAAGTGATCTGAATGTAGGCTATGACTAAGCCCAGTTCTATCCATTTCATTAATCTCAGCCCGTCCTTACTGGATTTAATAGTACGTGTTGGGCCATTGTGATGTTGCAGGGTTCAGTCTTCAACTTTACTTCTTCAGTAGAAATCCTTGTCGCTTGTATGATGGTGATCTGGCCAAGTCGTGCTGCAGCAATGGGTCCccaaaaaccatgacacttctACCTATATGCTTTACTGTATGCATGAGGTTAGTTTCCAAGAatgctgtattttgtttttactcctAATACATCCACTCATTTCCAAATAATTGAGTAGTTCAACTCAGCttaactcaaactttatttataaagcacatttaaaacaaccggggttgaccaaagtgctgtacagaaatcacagttgcagagcctaagataaaaactgaaagctaaaatacataaacacaaggcaaaacaaaaacaaaacaaaaaaaaaaaaacaactaattgaGCTTCAACTTCTGcagtctgcctcggtgctctggggtgtgtgtgtgtgtgtgtgtgtgtgggggggggggggggggggggggtcgttggctcttcacaaccactattaagcatt
It encodes the following:
- the LOC105926125 gene encoding WAS/WASL-interacting protein family member 1 isoform X2; protein product: MGDKEDSNSDLTYQNLLVLGAIAAASAFVVTILIVLVCVGCQRKSKSKHPPAGEKGTSVNMGTLRHPKLNSMSKSDTRLHEINRFPCNGNSVSKSRPASMDLLLLHSRRSQTDLRPSHGRQLPQIPTSPQASGQGGGGGGGGGGGGEAGGEGGGGGGEARDHTYTEVGLRNNPTPTHYLDDGLYESVGVRESDASPKVPSAPLTSSSSTPSTVRAAQSPPTHAGGARNGNGHGNVGRGNGRGNGAVNGTMPGRGNGASGVSRSPLSSVNSLVNQDPSAAEYASIRKFKKVDKLSRKENNGADSMSDSQSSVSDSPSAAPLPLHRSQEIPRKPLEPFHLHSFPKEAVFIGNGEQYIWKPPEDDDIITLHPPPLRGENGQPGHPSPPTAKEIADTYSIVCKPQKKKPPMEHNGAKTLPRSFGGDRGNRGRGRGVHGQARSQEEPCYEPVGDRSWSSPVAESDPAYASIDAHRKREQGATSNSTGGGSATLKRKKQTPQQPQPQQPQQHQAVPAAPQGSGPTAPPVRGLPGGENFYETISDVKQGSNTSGTTTIFTFNDGMEMYVTGL
- the LOC105926125 gene encoding WAS/WASL-interacting protein family member 1 isoform X1, which gives rise to MGDKEDSNSDLTYQNLLVLGAIAAASAFVVTILIVLVCVGCQRKSKSKHPPAGEKGTSVNMQGTLRHPKLNSMSKSDTRLHEINRFPCNGNSVSKSRPASMDLLLLHSRRSQTDLRPSHGRQLPQIPTSPQASGQGGGGGGGGGGGGEAGGEGGGGGGEARDHTYTEVGLRNNPTPTHYLDDGLYESVGVRESDASPKVPSAPLTSSSSTPSTVRAAQSPPTHAGGARNGNGHGNVGRGNGRGNGAVNGTMPGRGNGASGVSRSPLSSVNSLVNQDPSAAEYASIRKFKKVDKLSRKENNGADSMSDSQSSVSDSPSAAPLPLHRSQEIPRKPLEPFHLHSFPKEAVFIGNGEQYIWKPPEDDDIITLHPPPLRGENGQPGHPSPPTAKEIADTYSIVCKPQKKKPPMEHNGAKTLPRSFGGDRGNRGRGRGVHGQARSQEEPCYEPVGDRSWSSPVAESDPAYASIDAHRKREQGATSNSTGGGSATLKRKKQTPQQPQPQQPQQHQAVPAAPQGSGPTAPPVRGLPGGENFYETISDVKQGSNTSGTTTIFTFNDGMEMYVTGL